GTAGCGGCCCTTGATTTTCGCAAGGTATTCTTTTCTGGCGCTTTTGCCCATATTCCATGCTCCCTTCGGTTACATGAAACATGAGGCATCGAATCATTTTCGCCTAATTCTTCGGTTACTTTTAATATGAGGCAATTCGTCCAGCTAACGAATCCCTTGCCCGGGCGCATGGCTTTGTGGTCTAATAATACGTTATTGTCTTGCCGGAGCATTGGGCTGTGGCGAGGCATGGCTAAAACACATGTTTCCCGCTGGTGGAAAAAGCAGGTGCGGCCTTTAAGTTAAGGCCGTTTCGCCTCCGGAAATACGGGAAACAGAGGAAAAACTTGCTTTATAGGAGCTATTTTCGATGCAAGCTGTGACGATCAAGGAAATGATGGAAGCCGGTGTCCACTTCGGCCACCAGACAAAGCGCTGGAACCCGAAAATGAAGAAGTTCATTTTCGGCTCGCGCAACGGGATTTACATTTTCGACCTTCAAAAGTCCTCCAAGCTTTTCAACAAGGCCTTGGAGAAGGTGAAGGAAATAGGCGCCAACGGAGGCACGATCCTTTTCGTGGCCACCAAGCCGCAGGCGCGCGCCATAGTGGTGGAAGAGGCCGGCCGCTGCGGGATGCCGTTCGTGGTGGAACGCTGGCTTGGCGGGATGCTCACAAACTTCGAGACCGTGCGCAAGAGCGTTGCCAGGCTCAAGGAGCTCGACGGGATGGCCGATGACGGCACGTTCGAGGTGCTGTCGAAAAAAGAGGTGATCCAGCTCCAGAAAGAGCGCGAAAAGCTCCACAAGAACCTCAACGGCATCAGGAACATGGAAAAGCTTCCGGACGCCATGTTCATAATAGACACGAAGAACGAGCGCATAGCCCTCACCGAGGCGCTGCGTCTGCATATCCCTGTCGTTGGCATAGTGGACACGAATTGCGACCCTGAAGGGATCGAGTACATCATCCCCGGGAATGACGACGCGATACGCTCCATCAGGCTGATCTCATCGTCCGTCGCCTCCGCATTCAACGAAGGGAAGGAAGAGTATGCGATGAAGCAGAAGGCCGTTTCCGAGGAGCGCGAGCGGGCCCAGGCGGCCAAGCGCGCCGAGGAGCAGGCCCGGCGCGAGGCGCAGGTGAAAGAGGCGGAGGCCAAGGCCGCGGAGGGCGGGGACGCGGCCGCGCAGGCCTGATTCCGGTTGCTCAAACGTCAATAATCAAAGAGCGGGGAAGTTTTTAAAGCTTCCCCGCGCATCGCAAGGAATAAAGAGGAAAAATGGCGACAATCACTTCTGAAATGGTAAAGGACCTGCGCCAGCGGTCGGGCGCGGGGATAATGGAATGCAAGGAAGCCCTCGGTGAGACCGGGGGGGACATGGAGGCGGCCCTCGACTTCCTCCGCAAGAAAGGCGCCGCCAAGGCTGCCAAGAAGGCGGACAGGAGCACGAAGGAAGGCGCCATCGCCGGTATCGCCACGGACAAGAGCGCGGCCCTGGCCGAACTGAAATGCGAGACCGATTTCGTCGGCCGCAACGACGTTTTTCAGAAACTTGTGAAGGACATCACCGCTCATGTGCTATCCAGCCCGCAAGCCGATGACGCGGCTTTCGCGGCCCAGCCCTTCGCTTCGGACGCTTCCAGGACGGTCAACGACATCGTCACCGCCAAGATCCACGAGCTCGGCGAGAACATCACCATCGGCCGGCGCGTACGGTTCGACCTTTCGGGGCCGGGCGGTTTCGGGCTGTATATCCACGGCGGCGGCTCCATCGGCGTCCTTGTGGAAGTTGGAAGCGCCTCGGCGGACATCGCCGGGAAAGACAAATTCAAGGAGCTTTGCAGGGACATCGCCATGCACGTGGCCGCGTCCAGCCCCATAGCGGTGACCCCGGCGGAAGTGCCGGCGGACCTGCTCGCGCGCGAGAAGGCTGTGTTCGAGGCGCAGGCGGCGGAGTCCGGCAAGCCGGCCAACATCATCCCGAAGATCGTGGAAGGGCGCGTGGCCAAATATTATTCGGAGTCCTGCCTTATCGAGCAG
The sequence above is drawn from the Nitrospinota bacterium genome and encodes:
- the rpsB gene encoding 30S ribosomal protein S2 — encoded protein: MQAVTIKEMMEAGVHFGHQTKRWNPKMKKFIFGSRNGIYIFDLQKSSKLFNKALEKVKEIGANGGTILFVATKPQARAIVVEEAGRCGMPFVVERWLGGMLTNFETVRKSVARLKELDGMADDGTFEVLSKKEVIQLQKEREKLHKNLNGIRNMEKLPDAMFIIDTKNERIALTEALRLHIPVVGIVDTNCDPEGIEYIIPGNDDAIRSIRLISSSVASAFNEGKEEYAMKQKAVSEERERAQAAKRAEEQARREAQVKEAEAKAAEGGDAAAQA
- a CDS encoding elongation factor Ts — protein: MATITSEMVKDLRQRSGAGIMECKEALGETGGDMEAALDFLRKKGAAKAAKKADRSTKEGAIAGIATDKSAALAELKCETDFVGRNDVFQKLVKDITAHVLSSPQADDAAFAAQPFASDASRTVNDIVTAKIHELGENITIGRRVRFDLSGPGGFGLYIHGGGSIGVLVEVGSASADIAGKDKFKELCRDIAMHVAASSPIAVTPAEVPADLLAREKAVFEAQAAESGKPANIIPKIVEGRVAKYYSESCLIEQAFVKDPDKSVKKLLAEASKELGGEVTIRRFRRLQLGE